In Neodiprion pinetum isolate iyNeoPine1 chromosome 6, iyNeoPine1.2, whole genome shotgun sequence, one genomic interval encodes:
- the LOC124222034 gene encoding leucine-rich repeat and immunoglobulin-like domain-containing nogo receptor-interacting protein 3 — translation MMSRLMVWGWLMTVISVSVIVGTADAAASTRNCAEGCVCGIDANETSALSCSNRNFGGLELSEDVGFVSLVNVRTSSITATILTPAKRLRMLTWRKSGIESLESGAFQGATLLERLDLGDNEIASLAGNVFRSLANLTFLNLTHNRLVSIDGNCFQGLESLDELHIARNKLSVIPYQLFSPVKHLRYLNVAGNRLVSLPDHSFAPNKALRELILSNNRLTRPPSHLFSDLRKLRFLALDGNVIHHIPRGFFADLENLERLDLGDNPIANLSNVAFQGLANLRWLSLARTQISSIPRDIWKPVSGLESLILAGTKIEEIRDGSFAGLSNLQSIVVSNASLRDFASKAFEDTPALRKLDMRHNNLAFLPASLASLPLEELDLANNSWACDCRMFWFVKWAESHEHTAAFETGLKCGTETVDNGDMLFTLRYLNCTAPTLAFATSPAEYVLLSSVLLECEFNGNPAPSITWVTPSLRILHWNPDPSFPDAFVSHPASHRADVKTVDDRVRVLDNGSLYIERLLREDVGVYKCFAVNPIANATTYVTLHMDRITYYETKILSIAVGAACAAGFLIITLFVQFLRYLFNKCGCERWCCCCKKVGVTPRAKQIHQMLDNIEQYKSQQLERLRENYTQQVHRIKDNCAEQVEWIRDSYEGQMRHIRDIRDYGTSHLTALRGQYYDQVKRVRDYSTGQLNWVRENYVFQRNKIRKFSAHQVLRFRESYKYQQQTLNKVLENLPSLYLDNCRSGSCGKSDSIVFDPNDITGMDTYFKAKINKLVEGGASLDDINSVYYTPTEISDSTSPQATSGLQDGLHINYIEHGPPPPMHPPLDISTFSTPVRGLRKFSSSCERGDATDAPVFRGASAGALAGEPRDIVEGLGLLSSGTSLPDIPRETRL, via the exons ATGATGTCGCGGCTGATGGTTTGGGGTTGGCTGATGACGGTTATCTCGGTATCCGTCATCGTCGGCACCGCCGATGCAGCAGCATCAACGAGAAATTGCGCGGAGGGTTGCGTATGCGGCATCGATGCGAACGAAACGTCGGCTTTGTCGTGTTCGAATCGAAATTTCGGCGGTCTGGAACTGTCGGAGGACGTGGGATTTGTTTCCCTTGTGAATGTAAGAACGTCGAGTATAACAGCGACGATTTTAACCCCGGCAAAGCGTCTGCGAATGTTGACGTGGAGGAAAAGCGGCATAGAGAGTTTAGAATCGGGGGCATTTCAAGGCGCTACGCTTCTCGAACGATTGGATCTAGGTGACAACGAGATCGCGTCGTTGGCCGGCAACGTGTTTAGATCTTTGGcgaatttgacatttttaaacCTAACGCACAACAGACTCGTCAGCATCGACGGCAACTGTTTTCAGGGTCTCGAATCGCTCGATGAACTTCACATAGCTCGGAACAAACTGAGCGTCATACCTTACCAACTATTCTCACCGGTGAAACATCTCCGCTACCTCAACGTCGCCGGAAATCGTCTAGTCTCTCTACCTGATCACAGCTTCGCGCCCAACAAAGCTCTACGGGAGTTGATACTGTCGAATAACCGGCTGACCAGGCCGCCTTCCCATTTGTTTTCCGATCTTCGCAAACTCCGCTTCCTCGCTCTCGACGGCAATGTCATCCACCATATTCCCCGGGGCTTCTTCGCCGACCTCGAGAATCTGGAGAGACTCGACCTCGGCGATAATCCGATCGCCAATCTTTCGAACGTCGCGTTTCAAGGGCTGGCCAATCTTCGCTGGCTGAGCCTGGCGAGGACTCAGATATCCTCGATACCTCGCGACATATGGAAACCGGTCAGCGGTCTGGAATCGCTGATATTGGCCGGTACAAAAATCGAGGAGATACGGGACGGGAGTTTCGCCGGTTTGTCGAACCTCCAGAGCATCGTTGTGAGCAACGCCTCGCTCCGGGATTTCGCCTCAAAGGCGTTCGAGGACACGCCGGCTCTTCGGAAACTCGACATGAGGCACAACAACCTCGCCTTCCTCCCGGCCTCCCTTGCGTCCCTTCCTCTGGAGGAACTGGACCTTGCGAATAACTCGTGGGCGTGCGACTGCCGCATGTTTTGGTTTGTAAAATGGGCCGAGAGCCACGAGCACACGGCCGCCTTCGAGACGGGACTGAAATGCGGGACCGAAACCGTCGACAACGGTGACATGCTCTTCACCCTTCGTTACCTCAATTGCACAGCCCCTACGTTGGCCTTCGCCACTTCCCCGGCCGAGTACGTTCTTCTCAGCTCCGTGCTCCTCGAGTGCGAATTCAACGGCAACCCGGCTCCCTCGATAACCTGGGTCACCCCGAGCCTGCGGATACTCCACTGGAACCCGGATCCCTCGTTCCCCGACGCCTTCGTCAGTCATCCCGCCTCGCACAGGGCCGACGTAAAGACCGTCGACGACAGGGTCAGGGTGCTCGATAACGGCTCGTTGTACATCGAAAGGCTGCTACGCGAGGACGTCGGCGTCTACAAATGCTTCGCGGTAAATCCCATAGCCAACGCTACAACCTACGTCACTCTTCACATGGATCGGATCACCTACTACGAGACAAAAATACTCAGCATCGCGGTCGGCGCTGCGTGCGCGGCCGGATTTCTCATCATCACTCTGTTCGTACAGTTCCTTCGGTACCTTTTCAACAA ATGCGGATGCGAGCGTTGGTGCTGTTGCTGCAAGAAGGTGGGTGTTACGCCTCGTGCCAAACAGATACACCAGATGCTCGACAATATAGAACAGTACAAAAGTCAGCAGCTAGAAAGGCTGAGGGAGAATTACACCCAGCAGGTGCACAGAATAAAGGATAATTGCGCCGAGCAGGTCGAATGGATACGGGACAGCTACGAGGGACAGATGCGTCACATCAGAGACATTCGCGATTACGGAACCAGCCATCTGACAGCACTTCGCGGACAGTACTACGATCAG GTGAAACGAGTCCGAGATTATTCAACGGGTCAACTGAACTGGGTACGAGAGAATTACGTCTTCCAGCGGAACAAGATACGTAAATTCAGCGCGCACCAAGTGCTCCGTTTCCGGGAGAGTTACAAATACCAGCAGCAGACGTTGAACAAGGTATTGGAAAACCTGCCGAGTCTTTACCTCGACAATTGCAGAAGCGGTTCTTGCGGCAAGAGTGACTCGATAGTGTTCGACCCCAACGACATTACCGGTATGGACACGTACTTCAAGGCGAAAATAAACAAGCTGGTGGAGGGTGGAGCTAGCTTGGACGACATAAACAGCGTCTACTATACTCCGACCGAAATATCAGACTCCACAAGCCCTCAGGCCACCAGTGGATTGCAGGACGGTCTCCATATCAATTACATAGAACACGGTCCTCCGCCCCCGATGCATCCGCCCCTAGATATATCGACATTTTCAACTCCCGTTCGCGGATTGAGGAAATTCTCGTCGAGCTGCGAACGCGGCGACGCCACCGACGCTCCAGTCTTTCGCGGTGCGAGTGCGGGGGCGTTGGCCGGGGAGCCACGCGACATCGTCGAAGGCCTTGGACTGTTGTCGAGTGGTACCAGCCTGCCTGACATACCACGGGAAACTCGGCTCTAG